One window of Hujiaoplasma nucleasis genomic DNA carries:
- the recG gene encoding ATP-dependent DNA helicase RecG translates to MSDLEKVNGLGPKTIKKLNDLSINSIEDLLLCFPKSYKIQKKTPIEQVKINQVVSIDVEVLSKATIFFFRKNLSKLTFKAQSQGQSFRIDIFNRHYLSSQIYPSVKLVVTGRFKERFNAFTASDIVLEKNYEEGIIAQYQLGDINDGRIKKVIHQLLIDNILINETLPKELLVSRKLEPINQLIRYIHIPNDEMELSRAIYRLKYEELILFALRIELIKGLQKSSQSFIKHYNIDLVKDFIKEIGFELTKGQKEATNEIFRDLRSSKQMNRLLQGDVGSGKTIVAVLASLAVVSAKSQVAIMAPTLVLAHQHYLVFEKYLKTYNVNIALLTSESPAKEKRQILSDISNHKIDIIIGTHALIQENIEFLNLGLAIIDEQHRFGVEQRKKLRQKGYYPDLLLMSATPIPRSLAISIFESSDISQITEKPLGRKSIITKVYEYSQIKSIYQLIRLEINLNHQVYVVCPLIEESQNSNRFSTEEVYQLLSKKFDPNLMDILHGKLSDKDKIKILNRFQKNQIKILVSTSLIEVGVHVDNATTMLIMNANTFGLAQLHQLRGRIGRSDLQSYCCLIVDDGLEDLDRLSILENTDDGFKISEYDLKLRGPGEVFGNNQAGVPKFNFANLIEDEALLKNALKDAQKIISSEDKKSKELYDKVFQTIESYHLD, encoded by the coding sequence ATGAGTGATTTAGAAAAAGTAAATGGGTTGGGGCCTAAAACAATTAAAAAATTAAATGATCTTTCAATCAACTCGATTGAAGATTTATTGTTATGTTTTCCTAAATCATATAAAATTCAAAAAAAGACACCCATTGAACAAGTCAAGATTAATCAAGTTGTAAGTATAGATGTGGAAGTCCTAAGCAAAGCAACTATATTTTTCTTTAGAAAAAACTTAAGTAAACTTACATTTAAAGCCCAAAGTCAAGGACAATCATTTAGAATAGATATTTTTAATAGACATTATTTATCGAGTCAAATATATCCATCGGTTAAACTTGTGGTAACGGGTCGATTTAAGGAGCGATTTAATGCTTTCACAGCTAGTGATATCGTATTAGAAAAGAATTATGAAGAAGGAATCATCGCCCAATATCAATTGGGAGATATAAATGATGGACGGATCAAAAAAGTGATTCATCAATTACTGATTGATAATATTCTTATAAATGAAACACTACCTAAAGAACTCTTAGTTAGTAGAAAACTCGAACCTATCAATCAGCTTATTAGATATATTCATATTCCAAATGATGAAATGGAATTAAGTCGAGCGATCTATCGTTTAAAGTATGAGGAATTAATCTTATTTGCCCTAAGGATTGAACTGATAAAAGGACTTCAAAAGTCTTCTCAAAGTTTTATTAAACACTATAATATTGACCTTGTAAAAGATTTTATTAAAGAAATTGGCTTTGAACTTACCAAAGGACAAAAAGAAGCCACAAATGAAATTTTTAGGGATTTAAGATCTTCTAAACAAATGAATCGACTATTACAAGGGGATGTAGGTTCAGGAAAAACTATTGTCGCAGTTTTAGCTTCTTTAGCCGTTGTATCAGCTAAATCACAAGTTGCAATTATGGCTCCTACTCTTGTTTTAGCCCATCAACATTATCTTGTTTTTGAAAAATATTTAAAAACATATAATGTAAATATTGCATTACTTACGAGTGAAAGTCCTGCAAAAGAGAAAAGGCAAATTTTAAGTGATATATCTAATCATAAAATTGATATTATTATAGGAACTCACGCGTTAATTCAAGAAAACATCGAATTTTTAAATTTAGGTTTGGCCATTATTGATGAACAACACCGATTTGGCGTTGAACAAAGAAAAAAACTAAGGCAAAAGGGATATTATCCCGACCTCTTGTTAATGTCAGCTACACCAATACCAAGATCTTTAGCAATATCTATTTTTGAAAGTTCAGATATTTCCCAAATCACAGAAAAACCATTAGGGAGAAAATCCATAATTACCAAAGTATATGAATATTCTCAAATAAAGTCAATCTATCAATTAATAAGACTAGAAATTAACTTGAATCATCAAGTATATGTGGTTTGCCCACTCATTGAGGAAAGTCAAAACTCAAATAGATTTTCTACAGAAGAAGTATATCAATTATTAAGCAAGAAATTTGATCCGAATTTGATGGACATTTTACATGGTAAATTAAGCGATAAAGATAAAATAAAAATTTTAAATAGATTCCAAAAGAATCAAATCAAAATTCTTGTCTCTACTAGCCTTATCGAAGTTGGCGTTCATGTCGATAATGCAACGACTATGCTAATCATGAACGCAAATACTTTTGGCTTAGCTCAACTTCATCAGTTAAGGGGAAGAATTGGAAGAAGTGATTTACAATCATATTGTTGTTTGATTGTTGATGATGGTCTTGAAGATTTGGACAGGTTAAGTATATTAGAAAATACTGATGATGGCTTTAAAATTAGTGAGTATGACTTAAAGTTGAGAGGACCAGGAGAGGTATTTGGTAATAATCAAGCAGGTGTTCCTAAATTTAATTTTGCAAATTTAATTGAGGATGAAGCATTACTAAAGAATGCACTTAAAGATGCTCAGAAAATTATTTCAAGTGAAGATAAAAAATCAAAAGAATTATATGATAAAGTATTTCAAACAATAGAATCTTACCATTTAGATTAA
- the plsX gene encoding phosphate acyltransferase PlsX yields the protein MIKIAIDAMGGDYAPKEQVLGAMLAVKQINDIELTLYGNETEIKKYLTDNTRINIEHCENVIPMDEKNPIAAIRKNKDASMVRALQSVSDEINEAIVSSGATQALIAGAHIIVRRMEGFKRTAIAPVIPTVDHRKAILLDTGANLQIRPEHMLQQAYFATIYANKILDINNPRVGLINIGTEKSKGRDLDKEVYQLFSETNLFEFAGNIEPKTILEPDCDILISDGFTANIVMKTIEGTAKSMGKLLKENLMSSFFGKLAGLLAKKNLREFKKQLSAEEIGGAVIYGLKKPVIKAQGASKAYGFYNAIRQAANIVRKEVFKIVEDYIKEESGETFGQETE from the coding sequence ATGATTAAAATAGCTATAGATGCAATGGGTGGAGATTATGCACCTAAAGAACAAGTTCTTGGCGCAATGTTAGCCGTAAAACAAATAAATGATATAGAACTTACTTTATATGGAAATGAGACAGAAATTAAGAAGTATTTAACTGATAACACACGAATAAACATAGAACACTGTGAAAATGTAATTCCAATGGATGAAAAGAATCCAATCGCTGCCATCAGGAAAAACAAAGATGCTTCAATGGTGAGGGCATTACAAAGCGTATCGGATGAGATAAATGAAGCCATAGTATCTAGTGGAGCGACTCAAGCTTTAATAGCTGGAGCCCATATTATCGTTAGAAGAATGGAAGGTTTTAAACGCACTGCTATTGCACCAGTGATTCCTACGGTTGATCATAGAAAAGCAATTCTGCTCGACACTGGGGCTAACTTACAAATAAGACCAGAACATATGCTTCAACAAGCATATTTTGCGACGATATATGCCAATAAAATATTAGATATTAATAATCCCAGAGTAGGACTTATTAATATTGGAACAGAAAAAAGTAAGGGTAGAGATTTAGATAAAGAAGTATATCAATTATTTTCAGAAACTAATTTATTTGAATTTGCAGGGAATATAGAACCGAAAACAATTCTAGAACCTGATTGTGATATTTTAATTAGTGATGGTTTTACTGCTAATATTGTTATGAAAACCATTGAGGGTACTGCTAAATCTATGGGTAAATTACTAAAAGAGAACTTAATGAGTTCATTTTTTGGTAAATTAGCTGGACTTTTAGCAAAAAAGAATTTACGTGAATTTAAAAAACAACTTTCTGCTGAAGAAATCGGTGGAGCCGTAATTTATGGCCTTAAAAAGCCTGTAATTAAGGCGCAAGGGGCTTCTAAAGCCTATGGTTTTTATAATGCAATTAGGCAAGCAGCTAACATCGTTAGAAAAGAAGTTTTCAAAATAGTTGAAGACTATATTAAAGAAGAAAGTGGTGAAACATTTGGACAAGAAACTGAATGA
- the rnc gene encoding ribonuclease III → MKHLDKKLNDLQKLFDLDFKNKNLLIRALTHSSYAYENNTLSNERLEFIGDAVLDLAVGRYLYDHIPESEGILTKKRAQEVCEDALVDYAKSFDLGQYLFLGKGEELSQGRSKPGILADAFEAFIGAIYIDRGIDETYKVLNKIVFPHVKKDLNKDDDDYKSKLQELVQSDKRTLKYEIVSEKGPAHDREFISRVYLDDYIIMGEGKGKTKKEAEQKAAFSALKKLAETDKEL, encoded by the coding sequence GTGAAACATTTGGACAAGAAACTGAATGACTTACAGAAGCTCTTTGATTTAGACTTCAAGAATAAGAATTTATTAATTAGAGCTTTAACCCATTCATCTTATGCTTATGAAAATAACACTTTAAGTAATGAGAGACTAGAATTTATTGGTGATGCTGTATTAGATTTAGCTGTGGGTAGATATCTATACGATCACATCCCAGAGTCTGAAGGCATTTTAACCAAAAAAAGAGCACAGGAAGTATGTGAAGATGCCCTCGTTGATTATGCTAAATCCTTTGACTTGGGTCAATATTTATTTTTAGGTAAAGGTGAAGAATTATCACAAGGTAGATCAAAGCCCGGTATCTTAGCAGATGCTTTTGAGGCTTTTATTGGTGCAATATATATTGATAGGGGTATTGACGAAACTTATAAAGTGCTAAATAAAATTGTTTTTCCACATGTAAAAAAAGACTTAAACAAAGATGACGATGATTATAAAAGTAAATTACAAGAGTTAGTTCAATCCGATAAAAGAACTTTAAAATATGAAATAGTTTCAGAGAAAGGCCCTGCCCATGATCGAGAATTTATTTCAAGAGTATATCTTGATGATTATATTATCATGGGGGAAGGCAAGGGGAAAACTAAAAAAGAAGCTGAACAAAAAGCGGCTTTTTCAGCTTTAAAAAAGTTGGCTGAAACTGATAAGGAACTTTAA
- a CDS encoding DnaD domain-containing protein yields MDLLFIKKLIEDHLLDFDRLLKKTYRQIGLKEIEAFFLMELNSLKHKGIHSINPLVLTEHLSLSVEETTDLLNSMMQRDYLSFEIIENKQGLTTESFSLDQTLIKIIDYYKHHIEAEIVKAKNPSDTDENEIAEILETQLQRQLKPIEVEIIIKWIKDYRYDKFQIKDAIIEAVKSGKTSISYIDGILLKKSKVKDEKSIKTQRKKSKVLKDFLES; encoded by the coding sequence ATGGACTTATTATTTATAAAAAAGTTGATTGAAGATCACTTATTAGATTTCGATCGCTTACTAAAAAAAACATATCGTCAAATAGGGCTTAAAGAAATCGAAGCCTTTTTCTTGATGGAACTAAACTCATTAAAACATAAAGGAATTCATTCAATTAATCCTCTTGTTTTGACTGAACATTTATCCTTATCTGTAGAGGAAACAACAGATTTGTTAAACTCTATGATGCAAAGAGATTATCTTTCTTTTGAAATTATTGAAAATAAACAAGGTTTAACCACGGAAAGTTTTTCTTTAGATCAAACCTTAATAAAAATTATTGATTACTACAAACATCATATTGAAGCTGAAATTGTTAAAGCAAAGAATCCTTCAGACACAGATGAAAATGAGATTGCAGAAATATTAGAAACTCAATTACAAAGACAATTAAAGCCAATTGAAGTAGAGATAATCATTAAGTGGATTAAAGATTATCGGTATGACAAATTTCAAATAAAAGATGCCATTATTGAAGCAGTAAAATCAGGGAAAACATCGATTAGTTATATTGATGGAATTTTACTAAAAAAGTCAAAAGTAAAGGATGAAAAATCTATTAAAACTCAACGAAAAAAATCAAAAGTTTTGAAGGATTTTCTAGAATCATGA
- the nth gene encoding endonuclease III, whose product MTKKDKANFILDQISKMYPNASIELNYRKNYELLIAIMLSAQTTDVAVNKITKKLFLDFKSLEDYAKADIKVLESYIKTIGLYRNKAKNLKKLAQMIIDEFQGVIPQDQKLLEKLPGVGRKTANVYLAEYYKIPRIAVDTHVSRVSIRLGLAKVGDSPLQVENKLMKIYDRDQWIRLHHQFIHFGRYFCKARNPQCKTCPLLKVCKMPMI is encoded by the coding sequence ATGACAAAAAAAGACAAAGCGAATTTTATCTTAGACCAAATTAGTAAAATGTACCCTAATGCTAGTATCGAATTAAATTATCGGAAAAATTATGAATTATTAATAGCCATTATGTTGAGTGCTCAAACCACGGATGTAGCTGTTAATAAGATTACCAAGAAATTATTTTTAGATTTCAAAAGTTTAGAAGATTATGCCAAAGCAGATATTAAAGTCTTAGAGTCTTATATTAAAACAATAGGTTTATATAGAAACAAAGCAAAAAATTTAAAGAAACTAGCTCAAATGATTATAGATGAATTTCAGGGTGTCATACCTCAAGACCAAAAACTTCTTGAAAAACTACCTGGTGTCGGAAGAAAAACTGCTAACGTATATTTGGCAGAATATTATAAAATACCTCGCATTGCTGTGGACACTCATGTATCAAGAGTTTCGATTCGACTTGGGCTAGCAAAAGTGGGAGATTCTCCCTTACAAGTTGAAAATAAACTTATGAAAATATACGATCGAGATCAATGGATTAGATTGCATCATCAATTTATTCACTTTGGAAGATATTTTTGTAAAGCGAGAAATCCTCAATGTAAGACATGTCCATTGCTAAAAGTTTGTAAAATGCCGATGATTTAA
- a CDS encoding helix-turn-helix domain-containing protein, producing MINAVLSFASRRKYEVYEHYHLFYGQVIKKRRLELNLTQEYVANAICSNTYISKTENNQIVMGEDQLFQIMERLDIPKNQYARPEELVYYLERIIVLYYYKDLDGYKKIFDKVADIDFQAVIEVVRLGYLILSKEYSKAYQLYNELLDYLNSLDDLGFEIFLIFSADLLQRLKQLKLSRFIIESIIVVHSDYPEVSIMIEYIKFVIYGRLHLFDKAWDILPNLTKNLMNTTNITRLNELTLYKLLFLEYKRQSLDIYNLEQFIKDLDQDLVTEFLLVRAIGNKEYGKYKDMIDKEAYDAIAFLTYLQAKQAIKEKNQELYTQCKEYLSSNHYRSALQFDYVNLLTFEKNNDLMFLKDYLVNSCLKFFKKNENIFYYQLICNEIVDILSLKNRYKDALTYLQKSEQYLTKLQKKDNG from the coding sequence ATGATTAATGCAGTACTGTCTTTTGCTTCAAGACGAAAATATGAAGTTTACGAACACTATCATTTGTTTTATGGGCAGGTGATAAAAAAAAGAAGGTTGGAGTTAAACTTAACTCAGGAATATGTTGCAAACGCTATATGTTCCAACACTTACATTTCAAAAACAGAAAACAATCAAATTGTTATGGGTGAAGATCAGTTGTTTCAAATTATGGAGAGATTAGACATTCCAAAGAATCAATATGCAAGACCCGAGGAATTAGTATATTATTTAGAAAGGATAATAGTCTTATATTATTACAAAGATTTAGATGGTTACAAAAAAATATTTGATAAAGTAGCTGATATTGATTTTCAAGCAGTTATAGAAGTTGTAAGATTAGGTTATTTAATATTAAGTAAAGAATATTCAAAAGCCTATCAATTATATAATGAACTATTAGATTATCTAAATTCATTGGACGATCTAGGTTTTGAAATCTTCTTAATTTTCTCAGCTGATTTATTACAGAGATTAAAGCAGTTAAAATTATCTAGGTTCATCATTGAATCTATCATAGTAGTTCATTCTGATTATCCAGAGGTTTCTATTATGATTGAATATATTAAATTTGTTATTTATGGTAGACTACATTTGTTTGATAAGGCATGGGATATACTACCAAACCTTACAAAGAACTTGATGAATACTACGAATATAACAAGATTAAATGAATTGACTTTATATAAATTATTATTTTTAGAGTATAAACGACAATCATTGGATATATATAATTTAGAACAATTCATCAAGGATCTTGATCAAGACCTTGTTACTGAGTTTTTACTAGTTAGAGCTATTGGAAATAAAGAATATGGCAAATACAAGGATATGATTGATAAAGAAGCCTATGATGCAATTGCTTTCTTAACATATTTGCAAGCTAAGCAAGCTATTAAAGAAAAGAATCAAGAATTATATACACAATGTAAGGAATATTTATCAAGCAATCATTATCGTTCTGCATTGCAGTTTGATTATGTTAATTTACTAACATTCGAAAAGAATAATGACTTAATGTTTTTAAAAGACTATTTGGTTAACTCATGTTTAAAGTTTTTCAAGAAAAACGAAAATATATTTTATTATCAATTGATATGTAATGAAATTGTCGATATTTTATCATTGAAAAACAGATATAAAGATGCCTTGACATATCTTCAAAAATCCGAACAATATTTAACTAAATTACAAAAAAAAGATAACGGCTAA
- a CDS encoding P-loop NTPase, which produces MKVEEIKKKLLNVMDPSSNESLGEVDAIKHVGIDDNNTVILIVEVADKATEYTKQIQRDIAKIVKLDLGFAGVKIEFQKRKTRNKNAKTLLIASGKGGVGKSTVTANLAYALMRMGKKVAIIDADIYGANMPKILGGVGHQLLADADNKVFPFEVDGIQMVSTEYLVEKNRALMLRGPMLGKILKIFFEDTLWNEEIDYFLVDLPPGTGDVMMDIKNFSEDAKMVLVTTPQESAAHIAIKAGYAAKDLSQDLLGVVENMSYYEVNGEDHFIFGKGGGQKVADELMVELLEKLPIVPSDKPIYKESDVAGMIYLNLARKIMKLY; this is translated from the coding sequence ATGAAAGTTGAAGAAATTAAGAAAAAATTATTAAATGTTATGGACCCAAGTTCAAATGAATCTCTTGGTGAAGTTGATGCCATCAAGCATGTTGGCATAGATGATAATAACACTGTCATACTCATTGTTGAAGTGGCTGATAAAGCCACTGAATATACCAAGCAAATTCAAAGGGATATAGCAAAAATAGTAAAATTAGATTTAGGATTTGCTGGCGTAAAAATTGAATTTCAAAAAAGAAAAACTAGAAATAAAAACGCTAAAACCTTATTAATCGCTTCAGGAAAAGGTGGTGTTGGAAAATCAACAGTCACTGCCAACTTAGCCTATGCTTTAATGAGAATGGGGAAAAAAGTAGCTATTATAGATGCAGATATCTATGGTGCTAATATGCCTAAAATACTTGGCGGAGTCGGTCACCAATTATTGGCAGATGCTGATAATAAAGTATTTCCTTTCGAAGTAGACGGAATCCAAATGGTTTCAACAGAGTACCTAGTCGAAAAAAATAGAGCCCTTATGTTACGAGGTCCAATGCTCGGAAAAATTTTAAAAATATTTTTTGAAGATACCTTATGGAATGAAGAAATAGATTATTTTCTAGTAGATTTACCACCAGGTACTGGTGATGTGATGATGGATATTAAAAACTTCTCAGAAGATGCAAAAATGGTCTTGGTCACCACTCCTCAAGAGAGTGCAGCACACATAGCGATAAAAGCTGGTTACGCAGCTAAAGATTTATCACAAGATCTTTTAGGCGTCGTTGAAAATATGTCTTATTATGAAGTCAATGGTGAAGACCACTTCATATTTGGAAAAGGTGGGGGCCAAAAAGTTGCTGATGAACTTATGGTTGAATTATTAGAAAAACTTCCAATAGTACCCTCAGATAAACCTATATATAAAGAATCAGATGTTGCAGGAATGATCTACTTAAACCTTGCTCGTAAGATAATGAAACTCTATTAA
- a CDS encoding YceD family protein produces MKWTIHELKKKVYSDNEIDQVIDLKAFLSDDFVDLIDISSTSIKGYYEYIKAEDVYAFYLKVQTILTMLCSITLKEVKINLDFDTDLYFSETNDDDDIHLIEGITIDLNPYIFSEIITEKPMRVISPDADKEFHEEKDTIDETEVLENSPFAKLKK; encoded by the coding sequence TTGAAATGGACAATTCATGAGCTCAAGAAAAAAGTTTACAGCGATAATGAGATTGATCAAGTCATTGATTTGAAAGCTTTCTTATCAGATGATTTTGTTGATTTGATTGATATATCGTCAACATCGATTAAGGGATATTATGAGTATATCAAAGCTGAAGATGTTTATGCTTTCTATTTAAAAGTTCAAACTATATTAACTATGTTATGTTCTATAACTTTAAAGGAAGTCAAAATAAATTTAGATTTTGATACAGACTTATATTTTTCTGAAACAAATGACGATGATGATATTCATCTTATCGAAGGTATTACGATTGATTTAAATCCTTATATTTTTTCGGAAATTATTACTGAAAAACCTATGAGAGTGATTAGTCCTGATGCTGATAAAGAATTTCATGAAGAAAAGGATACAATAGATGAAACAGAGGTTCTTGAAAACAGTCCCTTTGCTAAGTTAAAAAAATAA
- the rpmF gene encoding 50S ribosomal protein L32, giving the protein MAVPKRKVSKQRKRKRRTHFKLHAPAMTVCPNCGEVTLSHQVCKACGFYKDKEVVSQPVEEEVEAE; this is encoded by the coding sequence ATGGCTGTTCCTAAAAGAAAAGTGAGTAAACAAAGAAAAAGAAAAAGAAGAACTCATTTTAAATTACATGCTCCAGCAATGACAGTTTGTCCAAACTGCGGTGAAGTAACACTTTCACATCAAGTATGTAAAGCTTGTGGTTTCTACAAAGATAAAGAAGTAGTATCTCAACCTGTTGAAGAAGAAGTAGAAGCTGAATAA
- the rsmH gene encoding 16S rRNA (cytosine(1402)-N(4))-methyltransferase RsmH — MEKHIPVLLKETIENLNINPSGIYVDMTLGGGGHSEAILERLEDGELIGFDQDEFAIQKATARLSKYKHFFAINDNFLNAKVRLLDIGIDQVDGIVFDLGVSSFQFDTPERGFSYRFNHLLDMRMDQSQSLTARQIINEYSFNELVKIFFEYGEEKFSRIIAKKIILEREKKQIETTFDLVEVIKSALPQKVLNKKGHPAKKVFQALRIEVNNELGILEESLKNAIDILKPGGRMAVITFHSLEDRICKNLFRSLSTIEIPKGLAIIPDEKPIINLVNKKVIIAEDEELEDNNRSHSAKLRIIEKN; from the coding sequence ATGGAAAAACATATACCAGTTTTATTAAAAGAAACTATTGAAAATTTGAATATTAATCCTTCAGGAATCTACGTTGATATGACTCTAGGTGGTGGTGGTCATTCTGAAGCCATATTAGAAAGACTTGAGGATGGAGAACTTATAGGTTTTGATCAAGATGAATTTGCTATTCAAAAAGCGACAGCTAGATTGTCAAAATACAAACATTTTTTTGCTATTAATGATAATTTTCTAAATGCAAAAGTAAGACTATTAGATATAGGTATTGACCAGGTTGATGGAATAGTCTTTGATTTAGGTGTATCATCATTTCAGTTTGATACCCCAGAAAGAGGTTTCTCTTATCGTTTTAACCACTTATTAGATATGAGAATGGACCAAAGTCAAAGTCTAACAGCTAGACAAATTATTAATGAATATTCTTTTAATGAGTTGGTAAAGATTTTTTTTGAATATGGAGAAGAGAAATTTTCAAGAATCATTGCGAAAAAGATTATTCTTGAAAGAGAAAAAAAACAAATTGAAACAACATTTGATTTAGTAGAAGTTATTAAATCTGCCTTACCTCAAAAAGTATTAAATAAAAAGGGGCATCCTGCAAAAAAAGTTTTTCAAGCTTTGAGAATTGAAGTTAACAATGAGTTAGGTATTTTAGAAGAATCATTAAAAAATGCTATTGATATATTAAAGCCTGGCGGAAGAATGGCTGTAATAACTTTTCATTCTTTAGAAGATAGAATATGTAAAAATTTATTTAGAAGCTTATCTACTATTGAAATTCCAAAAGGTTTAGCTATCATTCCTGATGAAAAACCTATTATTAATTTGGTCAATAAAAAAGTAATTATTGCTGAAGATGAAGAACTTGAGGATAATAATCGTTCACATAGCGCTAAGTTAAGAATTATTGAAAAAAACTAG